In Penaeus chinensis breed Huanghai No. 1 chromosome 2, ASM1920278v2, whole genome shotgun sequence, the following proteins share a genomic window:
- the LOC125032710 gene encoding myosin regulatory light chain 2-like, whose protein sequence is MSRKSGSRSSSKRSKKSGGGSNVFDMFTQRQVAEFKEGFQLMDRDKDGVIGKTDLRGTFDEIGRIATDQELDEMLADAPAPINFTMLLNMFAERQTGESDDDDVVAKAFLAFADAEGNIECDTFRHALMTWGDKFSSQEADDALDQMDIDDGGKIDVQSVIQMLTAGGGDDAAAEEA, encoded by the coding sequence atgtccCGCAAGTCAGGCTCTCGTTCCTCCTCCAAGAGGTCCAAGAAATCCGGAGGAGGAAGCAATGTGTTCGACATGTTCACGCAGCGGCAGGTGGCCGAGTTCAAGGAGGGCTTCCAGCTGATGGACCGCGACAAGGACGGCGTCATCGGCAAGACCGATCTGCGCGGAACCTTCGACGAGATCGGCCGCATCGCCACAGACCAGGAGCTCGACGAGATGCTGGCCGACGCGCCCGCGCCCATTAACTTCACCATGCTGCTCAACATGTTCGCGGAGCGGCAGACGGGCGAGAGCGACGACGACGACGTGGTGGCGAAGGCCTTCCTGGCGTTCGCCGACGCGGAAGGCAACATCGAATGCGACACCTTCCGCCACGCCCTCATGACCTGGGGCGACAAGTTCTCCTCGCAGGAAGCCGACGACGCTCTCGACCAGATGGACATCGATGACGGAGGCAAGATCGACGTCCAAAGCGTCATCCAGATGCTCACAGCCGGCGGCGGTGACGACGCGGCCGCCGAGGAGGCCTAA